In Bradyrhizobium sp. 195, the sequence ATGCGCCCCGACCTGCTGACGGCATCGGTCGACGACATCATGACGAAGCAGCCGAAAACGGTGCCGCCCTCGATGCTCGCCACCGAGATGATCGAGGTGCTGAACACAAGCAAGATCACGACGCTGGTCGTGACCGAAGCGGGCAAGGTGGTGGGCATCGTGCATCTGCACGATCTGCTGCGGGCGGGCGTGGCGTAAGCACGCGGTTTCTCTCCGCGCCGTCATTCCGGGGCGCGCCGCTTGGGCGCGAACCCGGAATCCATTCATCTCCGAGGTTGCCGCTCGGTGGATTCCGGGTTCACGCTTCGCGTGCCCCGGAATGACAGCGAGAGCGTGGCGCGCCTCCCTCCTCCGTCATTGCGAGCGTAGCGAAGCAATCCAGGCTGCCTCCGCAGATGCAGTCTGGATTGCTTCGTCGCTTCGCTCCTCGCAATGACGCGGTGAGAGCTACGCCGGAAACCGCGCGGCGCTCTCCTCCAGAGGCAGCCGCAGCCCGTTCGCCAGATAGGACACCGTGCGGTAGAAGCCGCACAGCAGCATAATCTCCAGAATTTGTGCCTCGTCGTAGTGTGCCGACAGCGCCGCGAACTCCTCGTCGGTCAACGTCGCGTGCGCGTGCAGCGCGTCGACCGCTGCAATCAGGGCCTGCTCTGCCGGCGACCAGCAGGATGAAGCTGCATCGCCTTGCACGGTGGCGCGGATCTCTTGCTCGCTGAGCCGCGCAGGCCCGGCAAAGATCGCGACATGCACGCCCCATTCATATTCGCATTTGGTCAGCGCACAGGTGCGGTCGATGACGATCTCGCGCTGGCGGAGCGACAGCGGACCGGGATCGAGCAGGCCGCCGGCACGAAACTTGTCCCAGGCGCGGCTGTGCCCCGCCATCACCCGGAACAGCATCAGCGGCGGCGCGCCGCGCATGATGCGGTCGAACTGCGCCTGGATCGCCGGGGGATAAGGCGGGGTGAGGGGGGCGATGCGCGGCGTGAATTGGGACATTGGCCGCCTCTCTTGCTACACTTATCGTAGCAATACGCTACATTATTTGTAGCAATGCGCAAGGGGCGACGATGTCGAAACGGGCAAACATGAAAACGCGTCCGGCGCGGGGATCGCGCACCGGACGGCCGATCATGGCGCTGCTGGACCTGCTCGGCCGGCGTTGGAGCCTGCGAATATTGTGGGAATTGCGCGGCGAGCCCCTCACCTCCCGCGTATTACGCACCGCCTGCGACGAGGCCTCACCGACAGTGCTGCAAGCGCGGCTGACGGAGTTGCGCGAAGCAGGATTCGTCGAGCTCGGCGAAGGCGGAGGTTATGGACTGACGCCGCTGGGGCGAGAATTGTGCGAGACGTTCATGCCGCTGCACCGGTTTGCGGAAAGGTGGCGCAGCAAGACCAATGCCTATTGAAACGACGCTGCGCCAACAACCTCGTCATTGCGAGCGCAGCGAAGCGATCCAGAATCTTTCCGCGGAGAAATTCTGGGTTGCTTCGTCGCAAGAGCTCCTCGCAATGACGGCGCCCTACGCCGCGGCGACCGTCAGATTTGCACCATCCACCCGCACCACCTTCACCCGCGTTCCGGCCGGCGTGTCGGGGCCCGCGACGCGCCACACCGTGTCCCCGATGCGCACGGTGCCGCTGCCGTCGACGATCGGCTTCTCCAGGGTGAACTCGCGCCCGAGCAGCGCCTCGGTACGCCTGTTGAGGAAGGGACTGGCGCTCGCATCGCTCTTCGGCCGGGCGAGGCGGCGCCACACCGGCACGGCGGCCGCGGCGAAAACCGCAAACATCACGAGCTGGATCTGCCAGGACACGGCAACGGTGAACGAGATCAACCCCACCAGCAGCGCGGCGAGCCCGAGCCAGAACAGGAAGATGCCCGGCGCCAGCACCTCCAGCGCCATCAGGATGAAGCCGAAGATCAGCCAGTTCCAGCTGCCGAGCGATACGAACATGTCGGTCATGACACGACCTTCCATCATTGGCGCATGCCCCTATCGAAGGACATGCGCCGGTGACTATCCCTGCCGCGGCGGCACCGCCGGCGGCGTGCTGCCGGTCGGCGGCACTGAGCCGGGGCGCCGAGCGGCGGCCGCTGCAGAGGCGGCGCTCTCGCCGAACGTCGCCTTGGCAATCTCGCCGATGCCGGCGAGCGAACCGAGCATGCTCGTCGCTTCCATCGGCAGCATGATGATCTTCTGGTTCGGCGCCTCCGCGAACTGGCCGAACGCCTTGATATATTTGTCGGCGATGAAATAGTTCAACGCGGCGACGTCGCCCTTGGAAATGGCTTCGCTCACCATCTGAGTGGCCTTCGCCTCGGCCTCCGCCGAACGCTCGCGTGCCTCGGCGTCGCGGAACGCGGCTTCCTTGCGGCCCTCGGCCTGCAGGATCTGGCCCTGCTTGGCGCCCTCGGCGCGCAGGATCTCCGACTGGCGCTGGCCTTCGGCGGCGAGAATGTCGGCGCGCTTGACGCGCTCGGCCTTCATCTGCCGTCCCATCGCTTCGACGAGATCGGCCGGCGGCACGATGTCCTTGATCTCGATGCGATTGACCTTGACGCCCCAGGGCGAGACCGCGGCGTCGACGACGCGGAGCAGGCGCTCGTTGATCTCGTCGCGATGCGATAGCACCTGGTCGAGATCCATCGAGCCCATCACCGAGCGGATGTTGGTCATGGTCAGAACCGTGATGGCCTGCGTCAGATTGGCGACCTCGTAGCTCGCCTTCGCGGCATCGAACACCTGATAGAAGGCAACGCCGTCCACCGTCACGGTAGCGTTGTCCTTGGTGATGACCTCCTGCTCGGGAATGTCGATCACCTGCTCCATCATGTTGATCTTGCGCCCGACGCGGTCGAAATAGGGCACGATCAGATTGAGCCCGGGGCTGAGCGTCTGGGTGTATTTGCCGAACCGCTCGATGGTCCAGTCATAGCCCTGCGGCACCGTCTTCACACCGGCCACCAGCGTGACGATGACGAGCAACACCAGAACAATCGCGAAAATGTCGAAACCGCTCATATATCCTCCAAGGCAGGAAAAAGACCCTTCCCGCGCTGTCATTGGTCGGGATCGCAACCCTACCGGTTCAGCGGTCGCAAGTAACGTCGGTACCGGCGCAATTCTGGACAAGACGGATGGAGAGTGAGCGGTCTCGATATGTATTTGCGGAAGGCCCTTGAAAGCGCGCAGGCTCAGACCTAGCGACAAACTTAACACATCCGGCCATGGGTCCCGCTGGGGGCGGCATCATTCGATGACATCGTTCGCGATGGCGAGCAGGCCCGCGGGAAGCGTGACGGCAAGCGCCTTGGCCGTCTTCAGGTTGATCGTCAGCTCGAACCTGGTCGGATTCTGGACCGGCAGATCGGCCGCCTGCGCGCCCCTGAGGATGCGGTCGATGTAGGAGGCGGCGCGGCGCAGTTGCTCGGCGCTGTCGGTGCTGTAGGACATCAGCCCGCCTTCCTCGACGAAGGTCCGGCTCCAGAACACCGCCGGCAAGCGAGCCTCGCCGATCGTCGCCAGCAGTTGTGCGCGATTGGCCATGGTGAAGAAATCAGGCAGGACCAAGAAGCCGCCGTCCTTGCGCGTAGCCAGTGCCGCGATCGAGCCGGCGTCGTTCACGGGCGCAGGCTCGACGGCCACGTGAAGCGTCCGCGCGGCGTCTTCGACCGTGCGCAGCATCAGGGGCGCGAACGGCGCGGTCTCGGGATTGTAGACGACGAAGACGCGGCGAACGGGTGGCGCCACCTGCGTCAGCATCTCCAGCCATTTGCCGGCGAGCGGGCCGTCGTAATCGGTGAAGCCGGTGACGTTGCCGCCGGGATGCGCGAGGTTTTCGACAAAGCCCTGGCTGACGGGATCGGTGACGACGGCGAACACAATCGGGATCGTCGTGGTGCGCCGGCGCAACTCCTCGACCGAGGGCGTGCCGACCGCGAGCAGGATGTCGGGCTTGAGCGCGATCAACTCGTCCGCGAGCTGAGCGATGCGCGCGCGGTCGCCGCCACCGCTGCGCCAGTCGATCTTGAGGTTGTCGCGCTCCTTCCAGCCGTGGCCGGCAAGGGCCTCGACCAGGACCATGCTGCGCGTCTGTCCGATCGCATCATCGGCAGCCGTGACCGAGAGTACGCCGAGCCGCCGCGTCGCGTTCGGCTGCTGCGCCAGCGCCGCGGTCGGCAGCGCCGCGATCATCCCAAGAAGCGCCAGGCACCGGCGGCGGTTCATGGGGCGCTCATCAGATCCAGCCCTGAAGCTCGCGCAGGACCAGGGTGCGGATCACGTCCATGCCCGGCTCGCTGTCGTTGAGGCAGGGGATCGCGGAAAACTGCTCGCCGCCATTGTGCTTGAAGATCTCGGCGTTCTCCTGCGCGATCTCCTCCAGCGTCTCCAGACAATCGGCAGAAAAGCCCGGCGTCACCACCGCGATGCGGCGCAGGCCTTCCTTCGCGAGCCGCTCCATGGTCTTGTCGGTGTAGGGCTGGAGCCACTCTGCATTGCCGAAGCGCGACTGGAAGGTCAGCAGCAGTTTTGTCTCGTCCATGCCGAGCCGGCGACGAAGTGCCTCGGTGGTGGCGATGCAGTGCCGCTGATAGGGATCGCCGTTGTCGACATAGGATTTCGGCATGCCGTGGAAGGATGCCACGATCAGTTCGGGCTTGAACGGCAGGCTCGCCAGATGGGTCTCGATCGAGGTCGCGAGCGCCTCGATATAGGCCGCGTCCTCGTAATAGGGCGGCGTCACCCGCAGCGTCGGCTGGTTGCGCAGGCGGGCCAGCACGCGGAACACCTCGTCGCAGACGGTCGCCGAGGTCGAGGCGGAATATTGCGGATAGAGCGGGACGGCCAGGATGCGCTCGCAGCCTTTCGCGATCAGGGCGTCGATGCCCGACTTGATCGAGGGATTGCCGTAGCGCATCGCCCAGTTCACGACGACGTGGCTGCGATCGGACAGTGCGGCGGCGAGCTTGTCGGCTTGCGACCGCGTGATGGTCTTCAGCGGCGACTCGTTCTTCTCGGTGTTCCAGATCTTCTGGTAATCCAGCGCCTTGGTGCGGGGACGGCTGCGCAAGATGATCCCGTTCAGCACGGCTTTCCAGATCAGCCCCTGGTCCTCGATGACGCGGGCGTCCGAGAGAAATTCCTTGAGATAGACCCGCACGCCCGGCGCGTCGGCCGTATCCGGTGTTCCGAGATTGATCAGGAGCACGCCAACGCGCGGCAAGGCGGTTTGGGCGGCCGGTCTCGCGGCCTCGATCGGGACGACACTGGTCATGGCCCTGTGGGTCGCGCGTTGGTCCGAACTTGTCAAGGTGAGCCCGGCATCGCTAGGGTCGCACCCAGGCGGGAGGGGCTCATGACACTCGCGGAATGGTGCGTCTTTGGAGCGCTGCTGCTCTATCTGTCTACGATCGCCTCGGTCAAATGGATCAGGTTTCGCCGCTTCGACAATTCCCGGCCGCGCGACCCCGCCTTCTACGAGGACGCGCTCTCGCAGCGCGCGCTCGGCGCGCACCAGAACGGCATCGAGACGTTCCCGTTCTTCGCCTTCGCAGTGCTGCTTGCCGAATACAGGGATTCGCCGCAGCGGCTGATCGACGAGCTCGCGGCGTTGTTCCTGATCGTCCGGATCGCCTACGTGCTGACCTATCTCGGCAACCGCCCGACACTGCGCTCGATCCTCTGGACCGTCGGCTTTGCGATCAATCTCGGGATCTTCTTCATGCCGGCATTGAAGCGGTTTCTGCCGGTGTGAGGCGGCCTCATGCCGCCAGGTGACGCTCCCGTATCGCGATCAGCCCCCGCATCGAGGCCGGGATCGTGACCGGACGATGAGTCTCCTGGTCGGTGTAGACCCAGACGATCTCGCCGGTCACCAGCGCCTCCGGGCCGCCTTTCAGGAAGATGGCGAGCTCGAAGACGAGGCTCGAATTGCCGATCCGGGCCACACGCACGCCGACGTCGAGCTCCCAGTCGAAGCGGACCGGCGCCTTGTACTCGATGACGGACTTGACGACGTGGAAATCGATGCCGCTCGCCTGCGCGTCGGCATATTGGTCGAAGCCGAGCGCGCGGAAATATTCGGTGATGGCAGTGTCGAAATAAGTCAGATAATGCGCGTTGAAGACGACGCCCTGCCCGTCGATCTCGGAATAGCGCACCCTGAACGGATGAAAGAACCAGAAATTTTCGCGCGACATGAAATCCCCCGGCCGAGATCATTCCAGCTCGTCATTGCGAGGAGCCCTTTGCGACGAAGCAATCCAGACTGCCGCCACGGAGACACTCTGGATTGCTTCGCTGCGCTCGCAATGACGGAACAGGTGCACGAGCGTCATGGCTGACTGAGCGCAGCGAGCCGCGCAGACTACTCAAAAACACGTCGTCCGTTCGGCGGCGATGTAGCCGAATAACAGACCTGCGCCGAACAGCAGCACGACGCCCGCGGCCGCAAACTCAATGCCGCGCATGAACAGCGCACCGCCGCCATCGTGCCCGGCGCTGAGGCGGGCGGCAATGTCCTTGGCGGAGACGGCGACGACCGCGATGGCCGCGACTGTGATCGCGGTGCCGAGCCCCATCAGGAAGGTCGCGGCAATACCGGCCCAGAACAGGCCCTGAGCGAGCGCGAACACCAGCACCAGGATCGCACCCGAACAGGGGCGGATGCCGACGGTGAGGATCGCGGCAAAGCCACGCCGCCAGCCACCGGGGCCGGCGAGCTCGCTCGGTGTGGGGCCGTGGGAATGGCCGCAATGCTCGTCGTGGACGTGATGGTGATGCGCGTGACCATGGTCGTGGTGATGATGATCATGACCATGGTTGTGACCATGATGATCATCATGCGCGTCGTGATGATGGTGATGGCCGTGATCATGGTGGTGATGCGGCACGCCGGCGATTGCCGGCACCGGCTGGGCCGCCTGCAGCGCGCGGATGAAGGTGCGGCCCTTGACCCAGACGAGGCGCAGCCCGAACAGCGCGATCAAGGCGTAACTCGCGATCTCGATTGCGCCTTCCGCCTTGCACATGGTCTTGGCGGTCGCATTTAGGACCCAGGCCGAAATGCCGACGATCAGGATCGCCACCAGCGACTGCATCAGCGCCGAGGCAAACGACAGCGCAATACCCCGCCGCGCGGTCTCACGGTTGGCGACGAGATAGGAGGCAATCACCGCCTTGCCATGGCCGGGGCCGGCAGCGTGGAAGATGCCATAGGCAAACGAGATGAAGAGCAGCGTCCACACCGCCGAGCCGTCGGATTTCGCGGCACGGATGGTCACCGACATCTGGCGATAGAATTCCGACTGTTTTGCCAACAGCCAGCCGATGAGCCCGCTCGCTTCGGGTTCGGCCGCCTGCGCAGGGCGCGGCCCGCCAAAGGGGTTTTGGGCCAGGAGATCATGAAGCGCGCCATCAGCGACGCCGAGCACGACGATAGCCGCGGCGCAGGCGAGCAGCCCGCGGACAAGCGGGGAATGCAGACGACCGATCAAGGGCAATCCACCGTGATCTTGTTGGCGAACATCATGCCGAAATTGGTGTTCTCGCCGTTCAGGAAGGTCTGCTCGTTGAGCTTCTGCGCGCTGGCGGTGCCGTCATTCGGCCGCTCGAGCTTCGTCTGACAGCCGGCGGGCGCGCCGACCAGCTTGACCGGATCGTCCTTGGCCATCTTGAAGTCGATGAAGAAGGAGCGATCGAACACTTCGAGCACCAGCTGCTTGGGCTTGACCGGGTTCTTTAGCGGCAGCGTGAAGTGCAGGGTCAGCACCGTATCCTTGTAGTCGAGGAAATAGTCGACCGGCTCCTGGAATCGCTCCTTCTTGCCGTCGGCTCGCGCAAAGGTGAAATAGGCATATTCCTTCAGCGACTCGACATTGGTCTGCGCCAGCGGCCCGAGCTCCTCGCGCGTATAGGCTCCCTTGGTCTTGCTCTCGAGCCCCTGCACCGCATAGGCCGAGAACATGTCGTCGAAGGTCCAGGCATGGCGCACGCCGGTGATCGTGCCATCCTCGGCGTAGAGCAGCTCGCTGGTCGCGGTGATCCAGACATGCGGATGCGCGGTCGCCGCACCCGCCGCGAGCGTCATCGCGGCGGCGAGCAGCCATCCGAACAGGCGGCGCATGCCCATCAGGCCGCCTTCGGGGCGTCGAGCAGACCGCGGCGGCGCAGCAGCGCGTCCGGCTCGGGCGGCCGGCCGCGGAAGGCCTCGTAGGCCGCCTCCGGATCGACCGATCCGCCACTCGAGTAGATATCGTCGTGCAGGCGTTTTGCCACGGCAGGATCGAAGATGTTGCCGGCCTCCTCGAACGCGCCGAAGGCGTCGGCGTCCATGACCTCGGACCACATGTAGCTGTAATAGCCGGCGGCATAGTGGTCACCGGTGAAGATGTGACCGAACTGCGTGGGACGGTGACGCAGCGCGATCTCCTCGGGCATGCCGATCTTCTCCAG encodes:
- a CDS encoding winged helix-turn-helix transcriptional regulator; its protein translation is MSKRANMKTRPARGSRTGRPIMALLDLLGRRWSLRILWELRGEPLTSRVLRTACDEASPTVLQARLTELREAGFVELGEGGGYGLTPLGRELCETFMPLHRFAERWRSKTNAY
- a CDS encoding DUF1007 family protein is translated as MGMRRLFGWLLAAAMTLAAGAATAHPHVWITATSELLYAEDGTITGVRHAWTFDDMFSAYAVQGLESKTKGAYTREELGPLAQTNVESLKEYAYFTFARADGKKERFQEPVDYFLDYKDTVLTLHFTLPLKNPVKPKQLVLEVFDRSFFIDFKMAKDDPVKLVGAPAGCQTKLERPNDGTASAQKLNEQTFLNGENTNFGMMFANKITVDCP
- a CDS encoding SPFH domain-containing protein, whose product is MSGFDIFAIVLVLLVIVTLVAGVKTVPQGYDWTIERFGKYTQTLSPGLNLIVPYFDRVGRKINMMEQVIDIPEQEVITKDNATVTVDGVAFYQVFDAAKASYEVANLTQAITVLTMTNIRSVMGSMDLDQVLSHRDEINERLLRVVDAAVSPWGVKVNRIEIKDIVPPADLVEAMGRQMKAERVKRADILAAEGQRQSEILRAEGAKQGQILQAEGRKEAAFRDAEARERSAEAEAKATQMVSEAISKGDVAALNYFIADKYIKAFGQFAEAPNQKIIMLPMEATSMLGSLAGIGEIAKATFGESAASAAAAARRPGSVPPTGSTPPAVPPRQG
- a CDS encoding acyl-CoA thioesterase, translated to MSRENFWFFHPFRVRYSEIDGQGVVFNAHYLTYFDTAITEYFRALGFDQYADAQASGIDFHVVKSVIEYKAPVRFDWELDVGVRVARIGNSSLVFELAIFLKGGPEALVTGEIVWVYTDQETHRPVTIPASMRGLIAIRERHLAA
- a CDS encoding carboxymuconolactone decarboxylase family protein, coding for MSQFTPRIAPLTPPYPPAIQAQFDRIMRGAPPLMLFRVMAGHSRAWDKFRAGGLLDPGPLSLRQREIVIDRTCALTKCEYEWGVHVAIFAGPARLSEQEIRATVQGDAASSCWSPAEQALIAAVDALHAHATLTDEEFAALSAHYDEAQILEIMLLCGFYRTVSYLANGLRLPLEESAARFPA
- a CDS encoding MAPEG family protein, encoding MTLAEWCVFGALLLYLSTIASVKWIRFRRFDNSRPRDPAFYEDALSQRALGAHQNGIETFPFFAFAVLLAEYRDSPQRLIDELAALFLIVRIAYVLTYLGNRPTLRSILWTVGFAINLGIFFMPALKRFLPV
- a CDS encoding ABC transporter substrate-binding protein, translating into MNRRRCLALLGMIAALPTAALAQQPNATRRLGVLSVTAADDAIGQTRSMVLVEALAGHGWKERDNLKIDWRSGGGDRARIAQLADELIALKPDILLAVGTPSVEELRRRTTTIPIVFAVVTDPVSQGFVENLAHPGGNVTGFTDYDGPLAGKWLEMLTQVAPPVRRVFVVYNPETAPFAPLMLRTVEDAARTLHVAVEPAPVNDAGSIAALATRKDGGFLVLPDFFTMANRAQLLATIGEARLPAVFWSRTFVEEGGLMSYSTDSAEQLRRAASYIDRILRGAQAADLPVQNPTRFELTINLKTAKALAVTLPAGLLAIANDVIE
- the hemH gene encoding ferrochelatase, whose translation is MTSVVPIEAARPAAQTALPRVGVLLINLGTPDTADAPGVRVYLKEFLSDARVIEDQGLIWKAVLNGIILRSRPRTKALDYQKIWNTEKNESPLKTITRSQADKLAAALSDRSHVVVNWAMRYGNPSIKSGIDALIAKGCERILAVPLYPQYSASTSATVCDEVFRVLARLRNQPTLRVTPPYYEDAAYIEALATSIETHLASLPFKPELIVASFHGMPKSYVDNGDPYQRHCIATTEALRRRLGMDETKLLLTFQSRFGNAEWLQPYTDKTMERLAKEGLRRIAVVTPGFSADCLETLEEIAQENAEIFKHNGGEQFSAIPCLNDSEPGMDVIRTLVLRELQGWI
- a CDS encoding nickel/cobalt transporter codes for the protein MPLIGRLHSPLVRGLLACAAAIVVLGVADGALHDLLAQNPFGGPRPAQAAEPEASGLIGWLLAKQSEFYRQMSVTIRAAKSDGSAVWTLLFISFAYGIFHAAGPGHGKAVIASYLVANRETARRGIALSFASALMQSLVAILIVGISAWVLNATAKTMCKAEGAIEIASYALIALFGLRLVWVKGRTFIRALQAAQPVPAIAGVPHHHHDHGHHHHHDAHDDHHGHNHGHDHHHHDHGHAHHHHVHDEHCGHSHGPTPSELAGPGGWRRGFAAILTVGIRPCSGAILVLVFALAQGLFWAGIAATFLMGLGTAITVAAIAVVAVSAKDIAARLSAGHDGGGALFMRGIEFAAAGVVLLFGAGLLFGYIAAERTTCF
- a CDS encoding NfeD family protein; this encodes MTDMFVSLGSWNWLIFGFILMALEVLAPGIFLFWLGLAALLVGLISFTVAVSWQIQLVMFAVFAAAAVPVWRRLARPKSDASASPFLNRRTEALLGREFTLEKPIVDGSGTVRIGDTVWRVAGPDTPAGTRVKVVRVDGANLTVAAA